In one Streptomyces sp. T12 genomic region, the following are encoded:
- a CDS encoding ABC transporter permease, translating into MIGAQAALETKMLLRNGEQLLLTVVIPTLLLVLFSSVDIVDTGAGEAVDFLTPGILALAVMSTAFTGQAIATGFERRYGVLKRLASSPLPRWALMTAKTASVLVTEVLQILLLTVIAFALGWSPHGSPAAVVLLLVLGTAAFSGLGLLMAGTLKAEATLAAANLVFLLLLVGGGVIVPLDKFPPGAQDVLGLLPISALSDGLRDVLQHGAGMPWGDLGILAVWAVVGLAAAGKFFRWE; encoded by the coding sequence ATGATCGGGGCCCAGGCGGCGCTCGAGACGAAGATGCTGCTGCGCAACGGCGAGCAGCTGCTCCTGACCGTCGTGATCCCCACCCTCCTGCTGGTCCTCTTCAGCTCGGTGGACATCGTCGACACGGGCGCCGGCGAGGCCGTCGACTTCCTGACCCCGGGCATCCTCGCGCTCGCCGTGATGTCGACGGCGTTCACGGGCCAGGCGATCGCGACAGGCTTCGAGCGCCGGTACGGCGTGCTGAAGCGGCTGGCCTCCTCGCCGCTGCCCCGCTGGGCCCTGATGACGGCGAAGACGGCGTCGGTGCTGGTCACGGAGGTCCTGCAGATCCTCCTGCTGACGGTGATCGCCTTCGCGCTGGGCTGGTCGCCGCACGGCAGCCCGGCAGCCGTCGTCCTCCTGCTGGTCCTGGGGACGGCCGCCTTCTCGGGTCTGGGCCTGCTGATGGCCGGCACCCTCAAGGCCGAGGCCACCCTGGCCGCCGCCAACCTGGTCTTCCTGCTGCTGCTCGTCGGCGGCGGGGTCATCGTGCCGCTGGACAAGTTCCCGCCCGGCGCGCAGGACGTCCTCGGTCTGCTGCCGATCTCGGCCCTGTCGGACGGGCTGCGTGACGTGCTCCAGCACGGGGCCGGGATGCCCTGGGGCGACCTGGGGATTCTGGCCGTGTGGGCGGTCGTCGGGCTGGCGGCGGCGGGGAAGTTCTTCCGCTGGGAGTAG
- a CDS encoding heme A synthase: protein MPNVTRADAVAAVRNPLAFIAARWTPTPRTVQRAALSALVMSVLIVVTGGAVRLTGSGLGCPTWPKCTDDSLTATSEMGFHGAIEFGNRMLTYVLCAAVGWAIIAARSEKPYRRGLTRLGWAQFWIVMSNAVLGGIVVLVGLNPYTVAAHFVATSALIAVATVMWQRTREGDAAPRPLVGKAVQQLVWVLVGASVLLILVGTVVTGAGPHAGDSSEVERMPVDWENVTKLHAVLAWIVVTLTFALWFVLKAVDAPKGPLNRTRDLFLILLAQGVIGYVQYFTDLPEVLVGLHMFGSAVTWIAVLRVLMSLRERPEAELPDLPVQSYEATSASIAGPR, encoded by the coding sequence GTGCCAAACGTGACCCGCGCCGACGCCGTAGCGGCCGTGCGCAACCCGCTCGCCTTCATCGCCGCACGCTGGACCCCGACCCCGAGGACGGTCCAACGGGCGGCCCTCTCCGCGCTCGTGATGTCGGTGCTCATCGTGGTCACCGGCGGTGCGGTACGGCTCACCGGTTCCGGCCTCGGCTGCCCGACCTGGCCCAAGTGCACCGACGACTCCCTCACCGCCACCAGCGAGATGGGCTTCCACGGTGCCATCGAGTTCGGCAACCGCATGCTGACGTACGTGCTGTGCGCCGCCGTCGGCTGGGCGATCATCGCCGCGCGCTCCGAGAAGCCGTACCGGCGCGGCCTGACCCGGCTGGGCTGGGCGCAGTTCTGGATCGTGATGAGCAACGCGGTGCTCGGCGGCATCGTCGTCCTGGTCGGCCTCAACCCGTACACGGTCGCGGCCCACTTCGTGGCGACGTCCGCCCTCATCGCGGTGGCCACGGTGATGTGGCAGCGCACCCGGGAGGGCGACGCGGCGCCGCGTCCCCTGGTCGGCAAGGCGGTGCAGCAGCTGGTGTGGGTCCTGGTCGGGGCCTCGGTGCTGCTGATCCTGGTCGGCACGGTGGTCACCGGCGCGGGCCCGCACGCGGGCGACTCCAGCGAGGTCGAGCGGATGCCGGTCGACTGGGAGAACGTCACCAAGCTGCACGCCGTGCTGGCCTGGATCGTGGTCACGCTGACGTTCGCCCTGTGGTTCGTCCTCAAGGCGGTCGACGCCCCGAAGGGCCCCCTCAACCGCACCCGCGACCTCTTCCTGATCCTCCTCGCGCAGGGCGTCATCGGCTACGTCCAGTACTTCACGGACCTTCCGGAGGTCCTGGTCGGCCTGCACATGTTCGGCTCGGCCGTGACGTGGATCGCCGTGCTGCGCGTGCTGATGTCCCTGCGGGAACGGCCCGAGGCGGAACTGCCCGACCTGCCCGTTCAGTCGTACGAGGCCACGAGCGCGTCGATCGCCGGCCCCAGGTAG
- a CDS encoding nucleotidyltransferase domain-containing protein — protein sequence MLTDALLDRFLTELEPLAPLAVWAHGSLAGGDYQEGRSDLDLIAVLDGPLTPRTVWRLAKLHARLRAEPLAAQLHCTYLTPDTAGEPGRRHLTWAHEELFRRPVTAVTRRELHAFGRVLHGRAPAALLPPVSDRELGDFVVRDQRDFWRPAVDNAPLWTRDVWVALGLITFARASVTLRDGRLITKREALELLPGLGASVEVVEDIRRRRYDDDAAPPTEEWAARRAGLTRAYLGPAIDALVASYD from the coding sequence ATGCTGACGGATGCCTTACTCGACCGCTTTCTCACGGAGCTGGAGCCGCTCGCTCCCCTCGCCGTCTGGGCGCACGGCTCGCTCGCCGGCGGCGACTACCAGGAGGGCCGCAGCGACCTTGACCTGATCGCCGTACTGGACGGCCCGCTCACGCCCCGCACCGTCTGGCGGCTGGCGAAGCTCCACGCCCGGCTGAGGGCCGAGCCGCTCGCCGCGCAGCTGCACTGCACGTACCTGACGCCCGACACGGCGGGTGAGCCCGGCCGGCGCCATCTCACCTGGGCACACGAGGAGCTGTTCAGACGGCCGGTGACCGCGGTGACCCGGCGCGAGCTGCACGCCTTCGGACGAGTGCTGCACGGGCGGGCCCCCGCCGCCCTGCTGCCGCCGGTTTCGGACCGGGAGCTCGGCGACTTCGTCGTACGCGACCAGCGCGACTTCTGGCGGCCGGCCGTCGACAACGCTCCGTTGTGGACGCGGGACGTCTGGGTCGCCCTGGGGCTGATCACCTTCGCGCGGGCCAGTGTCACCCTGCGCGACGGCCGCCTGATCACCAAGCGGGAGGCCCTGGAGCTGCTGCCCGGCCTCGGGGCGTCCGTGGAGGTGGTCGAGGACATCCGCAGGCGCCGCTACGACGACGACGCCGCGCCGCCGACCGAGGAGTGGGCGGCGCGCAGGGCCGGTCTGACCCGGGCCTACCTGGGGCCGGCGATCGACGCGCTCGTGGCCTCGTACGACTGA
- a CDS encoding amidohydrolase family protein — MIDTPSLVDQYCHGVLRTELGLGTFEAQLARTEGPPAPGTTLFDTQTGFAVRRWCPPLLGLEPHCPPARYLARRRELGVLEAGRRLLRGSGITTYLIDTGLPGDLTGPPEMASAASADAHEIVRLELLAEQVADTSGTVESFLANLAESVHGAAGNAVAFTSVAGVRHGLALAPEPPGPGEVRGAAGRWLAARTVGGELSDPVLLRHLLWIAVASGLPLQLHAGLGEPGLRIDRTDPVLLTDFVRSTAGLGTDLILLHGYPYHRHAAHLAGVFSHVYADSGAALIRTGARAATILAEILELAPFGKILFSSGAQGLPELHVVGAQLFREALGRVLGGWVAEGAWSLADAQRVAGMVAAGNARRVYGLE, encoded by the coding sequence ATGATCGACACGCCGTCCCTCGTGGACCAGTACTGCCACGGCGTACTGCGCACGGAACTGGGCCTCGGCACCTTCGAGGCCCAGTTGGCCCGCACCGAGGGCCCACCGGCTCCCGGCACCACGCTCTTCGACACCCAGACCGGTTTCGCCGTACGCCGCTGGTGCCCCCCGCTGCTCGGCCTGGAACCGCACTGCCCGCCCGCCCGCTATCTGGCCAGGCGCCGTGAACTCGGCGTACTGGAGGCGGGCCGGCGTCTGCTGCGCGGCAGCGGCATCACGACGTATCTGATCGACACCGGCCTGCCCGGCGACCTCACCGGCCCCCCGGAGATGGCGTCGGCCGCGTCCGCCGACGCCCACGAGATCGTGCGCCTCGAACTCCTCGCCGAACAGGTCGCCGACACCTCAGGGACCGTGGAGTCCTTCCTGGCCAACCTCGCCGAGTCGGTGCACGGCGCCGCGGGGAACGCGGTGGCCTTCACCTCCGTGGCGGGCGTACGGCACGGCCTCGCCCTCGCGCCGGAGCCGCCGGGACCGGGGGAGGTGCGGGGCGCGGCGGGACGCTGGCTGGCGGCCCGCACCGTCGGCGGTGAGCTGAGCGACCCGGTGCTGCTACGGCACCTGCTGTGGATCGCCGTGGCGTCCGGACTGCCGCTCCAGCTGCACGCGGGGCTCGGGGAGCCGGGCCTGCGCATCGACCGCACGGACCCGGTACTGCTGACGGACTTCGTCCGCTCGACGGCCGGCCTCGGCACCGACCTGATCCTGCTGCACGGCTACCCGTACCACCGCCACGCCGCCCACCTGGCCGGCGTCTTCTCGCACGTCTACGCCGACTCGGGCGCCGCCCTCATCCGCACGGGCGCCCGCGCGGCCACGATCCTCGCCGAGATCCTGGAACTGGCCCCCTTCGGCAAGATCCTCTTCTCCAGCGGGGCACAGGGCCTGCCCGAACTGCATGTGGTGGGCGCCCAGCTCTTCCGCGAGGCCCTCGGCCGGGTGCTCGGCGGCTGGGTGGCCGAGGGGGCGTGGTCGCTGGCGGACGCGCAACGGGTGGCGGGGATGGTGGCGGCGGGGAACGCGCGCCGGGTGTACGGGCTGGAGTGA
- a CDS encoding heme o synthase yields the protein MSLSGVCVTAVESRPAGIIGTSQSPSRRPIGARVKAFVALTKPRIIELLLITTVPVMFLAEQGVPDLGLVLLTCIGGYLSAGGANALNMYIDRDIDALMDRTSQRPLVTGMVSPRECLAFGITLAVVSTLLFGLTVNWLSAWLSLGALLFYVVVYTMILKRRTSQNIVWGGIAGCMPVLIGWTAVTNSLTWAPLILFMVIFFWTPPHYWPLSMKVKDDYARVGVPMLPVMASNKVVAKQIVIYSWVMVAVSLLLQPLGYTGWFYTAVALGAGGWWLWEAHALQNRAKAEVTGAKLKEMRLFHWSITYVSLLFVAVAVDPFLR from the coding sequence ATGTCTCTGTCAGGGGTGTGCGTGACGGCCGTTGAATCCCGTCCAGCGGGGATTATCGGGACGAGCCAGAGCCCGAGCCGGCGGCCGATCGGGGCCCGGGTCAAGGCGTTCGTGGCGCTGACCAAGCCGCGGATCATCGAGCTGCTGCTGATCACCACCGTTCCGGTGATGTTCCTGGCCGAGCAGGGCGTGCCCGACCTTGGCCTGGTGCTCCTCACCTGCATCGGCGGCTACCTCTCGGCCGGCGGCGCCAACGCGCTGAACATGTACATCGACCGTGACATCGACGCGCTCATGGACCGCACCTCGCAGCGCCCGCTGGTCACCGGGATGGTCAGCCCGCGCGAGTGCCTGGCCTTCGGCATCACGCTGGCGGTCGTCTCGACGCTGCTGTTCGGCCTCACCGTCAACTGGCTGAGCGCCTGGCTCTCCCTCGGCGCGCTCCTCTTCTACGTCGTCGTCTACACGATGATCCTCAAGCGCCGTACGTCGCAGAACATCGTGTGGGGCGGCATCGCGGGCTGCATGCCGGTGCTGATCGGCTGGACGGCCGTCACGAACTCCCTCACCTGGGCGCCGCTCATCCTCTTCATGGTGATCTTCTTCTGGACGCCGCCGCACTACTGGCCGCTGTCCATGAAGGTGAAGGACGACTACGCGCGCGTGGGCGTGCCGATGCTCCCGGTCATGGCCTCCAACAAGGTCGTCGCCAAGCAGATCGTCATCTACAGCTGGGTGATGGTGGCGGTGTCGCTGCTGTTGCAGCCGCTCGGCTACACGGGCTGGTTCTACACCGCGGTCGCGCTGGGCGCGGGCGGCTGGTGGCTGTGGGAGGCGCACGCGCTGCAGAACCGCGCGAAGGCGGAGGTGACGGGCGCGAAGCTGAAGGAGATGCGCCTGTTCCACTGGTCGATCACGTATGTGTCGCTGCTGTTCGTGGCGGTCGCGGTGGATCCCTTCCTGAGGTAG
- the tkt gene encoding transketolase has product MSTKPTTTDLEWTELDQRAVDTARVLAADAVQKVGNGHPGTAMSLAPAAYTLFQKVMRHDPADPEWVARDRFVLSAGHSSLTLYTQLYLAGFGLELDDLKAFRTWGSKTPGHPEYGHTKGVETTTGPLGQGVANAVGMAMAARYERGLFDPEAAEGTSPFDHFVYVIAGDGCLQEGISAEASSLAGHQKLGNLVLLWDDNHISIEGDTETAVSEDTVKRYEAYGWHVQRVAPKPDGDLDPHALYNAIEEAKKVTDKPSFIAMRSIIAWPAPNAQNTEAAHGSALGDDEVAATKRVLGFDPEQSFEVSEAVIAHTRQALDRGRQAKAEWEKQLQEWRNSNPERAAEFDRVSKGELPTGWEEKLPVFEPGKGVATRAASGKVLQALGAVIPELWGGSADLAGSNNTTIDKDSSFLPADNPLPEANPYGRTIHFGIREHSMAAEMNGIALHGNTRIYGGTFLVFSDYMRNAVRLSALMHLPVTYVWTHDSIGLGEDGPTHQPIEHLASLRAIPGLNVVRPADANETAVAWREILKRYTKVFGKGAPHGLALTRQGVPTYEPNDDAAKGGYVLFEASNGTPEVVLIATGSEVHVAVEAREQLEADGVPTRVVSMPSVEWFEEQDQGYRDSVLPPSVKARVAVEAGIGLTWHKYVGDAGRIVSLEHFGASADGKVLFREFGFTAENVAAKARESLAAAQR; this is encoded by the coding sequence GTGAGCACCAAGCCGACCACCACAGACCTCGAGTGGACCGAGTTGGACCAGCGGGCCGTCGACACCGCCCGCGTCCTGGCCGCCGATGCCGTACAGAAGGTCGGCAACGGCCATCCGGGTACGGCGATGAGCCTGGCGCCTGCCGCCTACACCCTCTTCCAGAAGGTGATGCGGCACGACCCGGCCGACCCGGAGTGGGTCGCGCGCGACCGCTTCGTGCTGTCCGCGGGCCACTCGTCCCTGACCCTCTACACCCAGCTGTACCTGGCCGGCTTCGGCCTGGAGCTGGACGACCTGAAGGCGTTCAGGACGTGGGGTTCGAAGACCCCCGGTCACCCGGAGTACGGCCACACCAAGGGCGTCGAGACGACGACCGGCCCGCTCGGCCAGGGTGTCGCCAACGCCGTCGGCATGGCCATGGCCGCCCGCTACGAGCGCGGTCTGTTCGACCCGGAGGCCGCCGAGGGCACCTCGCCCTTCGACCACTTCGTCTACGTCATCGCCGGTGACGGCTGCCTCCAGGAGGGCATCTCCGCCGAGGCGTCCTCGCTGGCCGGCCACCAGAAGCTCGGCAACCTGGTCCTGCTGTGGGACGACAACCACATCTCGATCGAGGGCGACACCGAGACGGCCGTCTCCGAGGACACCGTCAAGCGGTACGAGGCGTACGGCTGGCACGTGCAGCGCGTCGCCCCGAAGCCGGACGGCGACCTCGACCCGCACGCGCTCTACAACGCGATCGAGGAAGCGAAGAAGGTGACGGACAAGCCGTCCTTCATCGCCATGCGCTCGATCATCGCCTGGCCCGCCCCGAACGCGCAGAACACCGAGGCCGCCCACGGCTCGGCACTCGGCGACGACGAGGTCGCGGCCACCAAGCGTGTCCTCGGCTTCGACCCGGAGCAGAGCTTCGAGGTCTCCGAGGCGGTCATCGCCCACACCCGCCAGGCCCTCGACCGCGGTCGCCAGGCGAAGGCCGAGTGGGAGAAGCAGCTCCAGGAGTGGCGCAACAGCAACCCGGAGCGCGCCGCCGAGTTCGACCGCGTCAGCAAGGGCGAGCTGCCCACCGGCTGGGAGGAGAAGCTCCCGGTCTTCGAGCCCGGCAAGGGCGTCGCCACCCGTGCCGCGTCCGGCAAGGTGCTCCAGGCCCTCGGCGCGGTCATCCCCGAGCTGTGGGGCGGCTCCGCCGACCTGGCCGGCTCCAACAACACGACGATCGACAAGGACAGTTCGTTCCTGCCGGCGGACAACCCGCTGCCGGAGGCGAACCCCTACGGCCGCACGATCCACTTCGGCATCCGCGAGCACTCCATGGCCGCGGAGATGAACGGCATCGCGCTGCACGGCAACACCCGTATCTACGGCGGCACCTTCCTCGTCTTCTCCGACTACATGCGCAACGCCGTGCGTCTGTCGGCGCTGATGCACCTGCCGGTGACGTACGTGTGGACCCACGACTCCATCGGGCTCGGCGAGGACGGCCCGACCCACCAGCCCATCGAGCACCTCGCCTCGCTGCGCGCCATCCCCGGCCTCAATGTCGTCCGCCCGGCGGACGCCAACGAGACCGCGGTCGCCTGGCGCGAGATCCTCAAGCGCTACACGAAGGTCTTCGGCAAGGGCGCCCCGCACGGTCTGGCGCTGACCCGTCAGGGCGTGCCGACGTACGAGCCCAACGACGATGCCGCCAAGGGCGGTTACGTCCTCTTCGAGGCGTCGAACGGGACTCCCGAGGTCGTCCTCATCGCCACCGGTTCCGAGGTGCACGTCGCCGTCGAGGCGCGCGAGCAGCTGGAGGCCGACGGTGTGCCGACGCGGGTCGTGTCCATGCCGTCCGTGGAGTGGTTCGAGGAGCAGGACCAGGGGTACCGGGACAGCGTCCTGCCGCCGTCGGTGAAGGCGCGGGTCGCGGTCGAGGCCGGGATCGGTCTGACCTGGCACAAGTACGTCGGGGACGCCGGCCGCATCGTTTCCCTGGAGCACTTCGGTGCTTCCGCCGACGGCAAGGTCCTCTTCCGCGAGTTCGGCTTCACTGCCGAGAACGTGGCCGCGAAGGCCCGGGAATCCCTCGCCGCTGCCCAGCGCTGA
- the tal gene encoding transaldolase, whose translation MTDALKRLSEEGVAIWLDDLSRKRITSGNLAELIDQQHVVGVTTNPTIFQKAISSGDGYEQQLADLAARKVTVEEAVRMITTADVRDAADILRPVFDATGGQDGRVSIEVDPRLAHHTKATVAEAKQLAWLVDRPNTLIKIPATKAGLPAITEVIGNGISVNVTLIFSLERYREVMDAYLAGLEKAKAKGLDLSLIHSVASFFVSRVDTEIDKRIDALGTDEAKAARGKAAVANARLAYQAYEEVFSTDRWSVLENAGANKQRPLWASTGVKDPAYKATLYVDDLVAPNTVNTMPEATLQATEESGSITGNTIAGTYAQARADLDAVEKLGISYDDVVQVLEDEGVEKFEASWNDLLKSTEAELERLAPSEG comes from the coding sequence ATGACAGACGCACTCAAGCGCCTCTCCGAGGAGGGCGTCGCGATCTGGCTGGACGACCTGTCGCGCAAGCGGATCACGTCCGGCAACCTCGCCGAGCTGATCGACCAGCAGCACGTCGTGGGCGTCACCACCAACCCGACGATCTTCCAGAAGGCGATCTCTTCCGGGGACGGTTACGAGCAGCAGCTCGCGGACCTCGCCGCCCGCAAGGTCACCGTCGAAGAGGCCGTTCGCATGATCACGACGGCGGACGTCCGCGACGCCGCCGACATCCTGCGCCCTGTCTTCGACGCCACCGGCGGCCAGGACGGCCGGGTGTCGATCGAGGTCGACCCGCGGCTGGCGCACCACACCAAGGCGACGGTCGCCGAGGCCAAGCAGCTGGCCTGGCTGGTGGACCGGCCCAACACCCTCATCAAGATCCCGGCCACCAAGGCGGGCCTGCCGGCCATCACCGAGGTGATCGGCAACGGCATCAGCGTCAACGTCACGCTGATCTTCTCGCTCGAGCGCTACCGCGAGGTCATGGACGCGTACCTCGCGGGCCTGGAGAAGGCCAAGGCCAAGGGCCTGGACCTGTCGCTGATCCACTCCGTGGCGTCCTTCTTCGTGTCCCGCGTGGACACCGAGATCGACAAGCGGATCGACGCGCTGGGCACCGACGAGGCCAAGGCCGCGCGCGGCAAGGCCGCCGTCGCCAACGCCCGGCTCGCCTACCAGGCGTACGAGGAAGTCTTCTCGACCGACCGCTGGAGCGTGTTGGAGAACGCGGGCGCCAACAAGCAGCGTCCGCTGTGGGCCTCCACCGGCGTGAAGGACCCGGCCTACAAGGCCACCCTGTACGTCGACGACCTGGTCGCGCCGAACACGGTCAACACCATGCCGGAGGCCACTCTTCAGGCCACCGAGGAGAGCGGCTCGATCACCGGCAACACCATCGCCGGCACCTACGCGCAGGCCCGCGCGGACCTGGACGCCGTCGAGAAGCTCGGGATCTCGTACGACGACGTGGTCCAGGTGCTGGAGGACGAGGGCGTCGAGAAGTTCGAGGCGTCCTGGAACGACCTGCTGAAGTCGACCGAGGCGGAGCTCGAGCGCCTCGCCCCCTCGGAGGGCTGA
- the zwf gene encoding glucose-6-phosphate dehydrogenase: MPPFTVTEANPLRDAADRRLPRIAGPSGLVIFGVTGDLSRKKLMPAVYDLANRGLLPPGFSLVGFARREWAHEDFAQEVHDAVKEHARTPFREEVWQQLIQGMRFVQGTFDDDDAFERLRGTIEELDKAQGTGGNFAFYLSVPPRSFPVVIQQLKKHGLADQTSGSWRRAVIEKPFGHDLKSAEQLNKVVHEVFAPDQVFRIDHYLGKETVQNILALRFANTMFEPIWNRSFVDHVQITMAEDIGIGGRAGYYDGIGAARDVIQNHLLQLMALTAMEEPASFDADALAAEKTKVLGAVRLPKDLGRDTVFAQYAAGWQGGEKAVGYLQEEGTDPKSKTDTYAAIKLGIDNRRWAGVPFYLRTGKRLGRRVTEIAVVFQRAPHSPFDTTATEELGQNAIVIRVQPDEGVTVRFGSKVPGTSMEIRDVSMDFAYGESFTESSPEAYERLILDVLLGDSNLFPRTEEVELSWKILDPIEEYWDKHGRPAQYPSGTWGPVEADEMLERDGRSWRRP; encoded by the coding sequence TTGCCACCCTTTACCGTCACGGAAGCGAATCCGCTTCGTGACGCCGCCGACCGACGGCTCCCGCGTATCGCGGGGCCGTCGGGCCTGGTGATCTTCGGCGTTACGGGCGATTTGTCACGTAAAAAGCTGATGCCCGCCGTGTACGACCTCGCCAACCGGGGTCTGCTGCCGCCGGGCTTCTCGCTGGTCGGCTTCGCCCGCCGCGAGTGGGCCCACGAGGACTTCGCACAGGAGGTCCACGACGCGGTCAAGGAGCATGCCCGCACCCCCTTCCGCGAGGAGGTCTGGCAGCAGCTCATCCAGGGCATGCGGTTCGTCCAGGGCACCTTCGACGACGACGACGCCTTCGAGCGGCTGCGCGGCACCATCGAGGAACTGGACAAGGCGCAGGGCACGGGCGGCAACTTCGCCTTCTACCTGTCGGTGCCGCCGCGCTCCTTCCCGGTGGTCATCCAGCAGCTCAAGAAGCACGGCCTGGCCGACCAGACGAGCGGCTCCTGGCGCCGCGCGGTCATCGAGAAGCCCTTTGGCCACGACCTGAAGTCCGCCGAGCAGCTCAACAAGGTCGTCCACGAGGTCTTCGCCCCGGACCAGGTCTTCCGCATCGACCACTACCTGGGCAAGGAGACCGTCCAGAACATCCTGGCGCTGCGCTTCGCCAACACGATGTTCGAGCCGATCTGGAACCGGTCCTTCGTGGACCACGTGCAGATCACCATGGCCGAGGACATCGGCATCGGCGGCCGCGCCGGCTACTACGACGGCATCGGCGCCGCCCGTGACGTCATCCAGAACCACCTGCTCCAGCTGATGGCCCTGACCGCCATGGAGGAGCCCGCCTCCTTCGACGCGGACGCGCTGGCGGCGGAGAAGACCAAGGTGCTCGGTGCCGTACGGCTGCCGAAGGACCTGGGCCGGGACACCGTGTTCGCGCAGTACGCGGCCGGCTGGCAGGGCGGCGAGAAGGCGGTCGGGTACCTCCAGGAGGAGGGCACCGACCCCAAGTCGAAGACCGACACGTACGCCGCGATCAAGCTGGGGATCGACAACCGCCGCTGGGCGGGCGTCCCCTTCTATCTGCGCACCGGCAAGCGGCTCGGCCGCCGCGTCACCGAGATCGCGGTGGTCTTCCAGCGCGCCCCGCACTCCCCCTTCGACACGACGGCCACCGAGGAGCTGGGCCAGAACGCGATCGTGATCCGCGTCCAGCCCGACGAGGGCGTCACGGTCCGGTTCGGCTCGAAGGTGCCGGGCACCTCGATGGAGATCCGGGACGTGTCGATGGACTTCGCGTACGGCGAGTCCTTCACGGAGTCCTCGCCCGAGGCGTACGAGCGGCTGATCCTCGACGTCCTGCTCGGCGACTCCAACCTCTTCCCGCGCACCGAGGAGGTCGAGCTGTCCTGGAAGATCCTCGACCCGATCGAGGAGTACTGGGACAAGCACGGCAGGCCCGCCCAGTACCCGTCCGGCACCTGGGGCCCCGTCGAGGCGGACGAAATGCTCGAGCGAGACGGACGGAGCTGGCGTCGGCCATGA